In Opitutus sp., one genomic interval encodes:
- the hprK gene encoding HPr(Ser) kinase/phosphatase, whose amino-acid sequence MSKAIHGITVAHFEESYRDKLKLDLISGAEGRHRLIKEGSINRPALALTGFFKYFANKRIQVLGAAEMTFFKTLSHETQVTILNEMVDRSIPCLVLTRNFHPTPAMEQISRERKLPIFRTAMITMHWVNLATLCIDNEFAPSSTEHATTLDVKGVGVMLRGDSGVGKSECALALIERGHSLVSDDLTCIKLLDERDLIASSRPLNRGYMECRGIGIINIAEMFGVKSVRVEQRIDLVVSLREWTPEAIEERTGLEENHYEILGMNIPHVELFVRPGRDIARLVEVAALVQALKKIGHDPAKTFNDRLIKFMAQQAEEKPRTIKPTERSRPPFEF is encoded by the coding sequence ATGTCAAAGGCCATCCACGGAATCACTGTCGCCCACTTCGAAGAAAGCTACCGCGACAAGCTCAAGCTGGACCTCATTTCTGGTGCCGAGGGCCGCCACCGGCTCATCAAGGAAGGCTCCATTAACCGCCCCGCTCTTGCCCTTACAGGTTTCTTCAAGTACTTCGCGAACAAGCGAATTCAGGTGCTCGGTGCCGCTGAGATGACGTTCTTCAAGACGCTCTCGCACGAGACCCAGGTCACCATCCTCAACGAGATGGTGGACCGCAGCATCCCCTGCTTGGTGCTCACGCGCAACTTCCACCCCACCCCGGCGATGGAGCAGATCTCGCGCGAGCGAAAGCTCCCCATTTTCCGCACCGCCATGATCACCATGCACTGGGTGAATCTGGCCACGCTGTGCATCGACAACGAGTTTGCGCCGTCCTCCACCGAGCACGCCACCACCCTCGATGTGAAGGGCGTGGGAGTGATGCTGCGCGGCGACTCCGGCGTGGGTAAAAGCGAGTGCGCTCTCGCGCTGATCGAACGCGGCCACTCCCTCGTCTCGGACGACCTGACCTGCATCAAGCTGCTCGACGAACGCGACCTGATCGCCTCCAGCCGCCCGCTCAACCGCGGTTACATGGAGTGCCGCGGTATCGGCATTATCAATATCGCCGAAATGTTCGGCGTGAAAAGCGTGCGCGTGGAGCAACGCATCGACTTGGTCGTTTCGCTGCGCGAATGGACGCCGGAGGCCATCGAGGAGCGCACCGGGTTGGAGGAAAACCACTACGAAATCCTCGGCATGAACATCCCCCACGTGGAACTGTTTGTGCGCCCCGGCCGTGACATCGCACGCTTGGTCGAGGTGGCCGCGCTGGTGCAGGCGCTTAAGAAGATCGGCCACGACCCGGCCAAAACCTTCAATGATCGCCTGATCAAATTCATGGCTCAACAGGCCGAGGAAAAGCCGCGCACCATCAAGCCCACCGAGCGCTCCCGCCCCCCTTTCGAGTTTTAA
- a CDS encoding GNAT family N-acetyltransferase, with protein sequence MTPVPLQARSATLAEAGVLLDLMRDFYAEEHLVFNEPVAQRALAELLAQPDLGSIQLFESTGSVIGYAVITFGFSLEFRGRLALLDEFYLVPAQRGHGFGRNGLELIKAWVRTTTVATLRLEVSRTNARARSLYQNNGFRDEQRDLLTHWL encoded by the coding sequence ATGACACCAGTCCCGCTTCAGGCTCGATCGGCTACGCTCGCCGAAGCAGGCGTGCTCCTCGACCTCATGCGGGACTTCTACGCGGAGGAGCACCTAGTCTTTAATGAACCCGTCGCCCAGCGCGCACTGGCTGAACTGCTCGCCCAGCCCGACCTCGGCAGTATCCAACTCTTCGAGTCAACCGGCAGCGTGATCGGCTATGCGGTCATTACCTTTGGATTCAGTCTGGAATTCCGCGGCCGCCTGGCCCTGCTCGACGAGTTTTACCTCGTACCCGCCCAGCGCGGCCACGGGTTTGGCCGGAACGGACTGGAGTTAATCAAGGCATGGGTCCGCACGACAACGGTCGCCACCCTTCGCCTTGAAGTCAGCCGGACCAACGCTCGAGCCCGCTCGCTTTATCAAAACAACGGATTCCGCGACGAACAGCGCGACCTATTGACCCATTGGCTTTAA
- a CDS encoding superoxide dismutase [Mn] (SodA; manganese binding; only present under aerobic conditions; destroys free radicals): MSYELPKLAYAYDALVPHIDAKTMEIHHSKHHQAYITNVNKALADAGVAAPACVCDLIADLSKLPEAIRGAVRNNGGGHANHAFFWKIIGPGKGGAPKGQLAAAIDATFGSFDKLKEEFAKAGATRFGSGWAWLVVTADKKLAVGSTANQDSPVMGKAVAGIEGKPVIALDVWEHAYYLNYQNRRPDYIAAFWNVVDWDAAEANYLKATA; the protein is encoded by the coding sequence ATGTCCTACGAACTGCCCAAACTCGCCTACGCTTACGACGCCCTCGTTCCCCACATCGATGCCAAGACGATGGAAATCCATCACTCCAAGCATCACCAAGCCTACATCACCAATGTGAACAAGGCTCTGGCCGACGCGGGTGTCGCTGCCCCCGCCTGTGTGTGTGACCTGATCGCCGACCTTTCCAAGCTGCCCGAGGCCATTCGTGGTGCGGTTCGCAACAACGGCGGCGGCCACGCCAACCACGCCTTCTTCTGGAAGATCATCGGCCCCGGCAAGGGTGGCGCCCCCAAGGGCCAGCTCGCCGCCGCCATCGACGCCACCTTTGGCAGCTTCGATAAACTCAAGGAAGAGTTCGCCAAGGCCGGCGCCACCCGCTTCGGCTCCGGCTGGGCTTGGTTGGTGGTCACCGCTGACAAGAAACTCGCGGTCGGTTCCACCGCCAATCAGGACAGCCCGGTGATGGGCAAGGCCGTTGCCGGTATCGAAGGCAAACCGGTCATAGCCCTCGATGTCTGGGAGCACGCCTACTACCTGAACTACCAGAACCGCCGCCCCGACTACATCGCCGCCTTCTGGAACGTGGTCGATTGGGACGCCGCCGAGGCCAACTACCTCAAGGCCACCGCCTGA
- a CDS encoding PD40 domain-containing protein, whose product MKHLLRSLVALAILAPTAVFAQASRNLGDVVISADLKTIAVSVSGSTPELTSLANLAFKAHGRIRLVPSGGSFEIKFAPVAANQVQVTVTKAGAVVLNQVAQGTSTRNAFFRAADAAVTASTGLKGFFASRLTFISEYSGKSEVFTSDLFFGEVRQITKDNAQAITPRWSPDGGKILYTSFYKSGFPDIFLLDLNSLQRTTFVSFKGTNSGARFSPNGSQVALVLSGEGNPEIYVSNAQGRGVARRTRSSSVEASPAWSPDSSRLIFTSDAAGGPQLYTMSAAGGTMQRVPTSISGYCAEPDWSVGDPNKIAFTTRIGSGYQIAVYDMAKRGPAKVVSKAPVDGVEPSWLADGRHLVYTERAANSRSISILDTETGKTTRLSSSQLKQTSQASAWLR is encoded by the coding sequence ATGAAACACCTGCTCCGATCTCTCGTCGCACTGGCGATCCTCGCGCCAACCGCAGTTTTTGCCCAAGCCAGCCGTAATCTCGGCGATGTTGTCATCTCCGCAGATCTTAAAACCATCGCGGTGAGTGTCTCCGGTTCCACGCCAGAACTCACCAGTCTCGCCAATCTTGCCTTCAAGGCCCACGGCCGCATCCGTCTGGTTCCCAGCGGCGGCAGCTTCGAGATCAAGTTCGCCCCGGTAGCCGCCAACCAAGTACAGGTCACCGTGACCAAGGCCGGCGCAGTGGTGCTCAACCAGGTCGCCCAGGGCACCAGCACGCGCAACGCCTTTTTCCGCGCCGCCGATGCGGCGGTCACCGCCAGCACGGGACTCAAGGGCTTCTTCGCCTCGCGTCTGACGTTCATCAGCGAATATTCCGGCAAGTCCGAGGTCTTCACCAGTGACTTGTTCTTCGGCGAGGTCCGCCAGATCACCAAGGACAACGCCCAAGCCATCACGCCGCGCTGGTCGCCGGACGGCGGTAAGATCCTTTACACCAGCTTCTACAAGTCGGGCTTCCCGGACATTTTCCTGCTCGATTTAAACAGCCTTCAGCGCACCACCTTCGTGAGCTTCAAGGGGACCAACAGCGGCGCACGTTTTAGCCCCAACGGTTCACAGGTTGCGCTGGTGCTTTCCGGCGAGGGCAACCCCGAGATTTATGTGAGTAATGCCCAGGGTCGCGGCGTGGCTCGCCGCACACGCTCGTCCTCGGTCGAGGCCTCGCCGGCCTGGTCGCCAGACAGCTCGCGCCTCATCTTCACTTCGGATGCGGCCGGTGGCCCCCAGCTTTACACGATGTCTGCTGCCGGTGGCACTATGCAGCGCGTGCCAACGAGCATCAGCGGTTACTGCGCCGAGCCGGACTGGAGCGTGGGTGATCCCAACAAGATCGCGTTTACCACCCGCATCGGCAGTGGCTACCAGATCGCCGTCTATGACATGGCTAAACGCGGTCCTGCAAAAGTTGTTTCCAAAGCCCCGGTGGACGGCGTCGAGCCGAGCTGGCTGGCCGACGGCCGCCACTTGGTTTACACCGAGCGCGCCGCCAATAGCCGCAGCATCAGCATTCTCGATACTGAGACCGGTAAGACCACGCGCCTGAGTTCTTCCCAGCTCAAACAGACCTCGCAGGCCAGCGCTTGGCTGCGCTGA
- a CDS encoding Mrp/NBP35 family ATP-binding protein — protein sequence MTPDDIKEALKQVKYPGFSRDIVSFGLVRSAALVGETAKVSLSLTTSDPKIPLHLKQEVDKCLRAIPGVTATVIDIAVSPARTPAAAGGNLGGNTAAPKTIKYAVAIASGKGGVGKSTFAVNLACALAQLLTAQGRPGRVGLMDCDIYGPSVPLMMGIDGRPQVEGDNLLPLENYGVKVMSMGFLVDDNTPVVWRGPMIMKTIQQFVQNVKWGELDILLVDLPPGTGDAQLSLVQTLPLDGAVLVTTPQPAATNVARKGGLMFQKVNVPLLGVAENMSYFIDPAGQKHHLFGEGGGQKTADSLATVLLGQVPLISEIRAGGDTGKPIVINAPESLSAGIFREIGDRLLLQLSRKPMATTP from the coding sequence GTGACTCCCGACGACATCAAAGAAGCCCTCAAACAAGTAAAATATCCCGGCTTCAGCCGTGACATCGTTTCCTTTGGGCTGGTGCGCTCGGCCGCCTTGGTTGGCGAAACCGCCAAGGTTTCTCTCTCACTCACCACCTCAGACCCCAAGATCCCCCTGCACCTCAAACAGGAGGTGGACAAATGCCTGCGCGCTATCCCTGGAGTGACCGCCACGGTGATCGACATCGCCGTGTCCCCCGCGCGCACCCCTGCCGCAGCCGGTGGCAATCTCGGCGGCAACACCGCCGCTCCCAAGACCATCAAATACGCCGTGGCCATTGCCTCAGGCAAAGGCGGCGTCGGCAAAAGCACCTTCGCGGTCAATTTGGCCTGTGCTCTGGCGCAACTGCTCACCGCTCAGGGCCGTCCAGGCCGCGTGGGCTTGATGGACTGCGACATTTACGGCCCCTCGGTGCCGCTGATGATGGGCATCGACGGCCGCCCCCAAGTCGAAGGCGACAACCTGCTTCCCCTGGAAAACTATGGCGTGAAGGTCATGAGCATGGGCTTCCTCGTCGACGACAACACGCCGGTAGTGTGGCGCGGCCCGATGATCATGAAGACCATCCAGCAGTTCGTGCAAAACGTGAAATGGGGCGAACTGGACATCCTCCTTGTAGACCTGCCTCCCGGTACCGGTGACGCGCAACTTTCGCTGGTACAAACACTCCCCTTGGACGGAGCCGTACTCGTCACCACGCCGCAGCCAGCTGCGACCAACGTGGCCCGCAAGGGCGGCCTGATGTTCCAAAAGGTCAACGTGCCCCTGCTCGGTGTCGCCGAAAACATGAGCTACTTCATCGACCCCGCCGGCCAGAAACACCACCTCTTCGGCGAAGGCGGCGGGCAGAAAACCGCAGATTCGCTCGCAACGGTTCTGCTCGGCCAAGTCCCCCTGATCAGTGAGATCCGCGCTGGTGGCGATACGGGTAAACCCATTGTCATCAACGCCCCGGAAAGCCTCTCAGCAGGTATTTTCCGCGAAATCGGCGACCGCCTCCTGCTGCAGCTTTCGCGCAAGCCAATGGCCACAACGCCATGA
- a CDS encoding PAS domain-containing protein, translating into MNTPVSTPQPTELALLVLDASGTVRAANDFAGKLWQTQPADLAGQPVVSLFAFDVSVHSAGLRTSHWEVLIATALARPLRLLAQPFEPVAAVPVVIELQAAHGPDTVYFARIEAQPPATADARPAAHATVPVLTAAQPAAQPAAQPTPAQHVIGNAPAVESAGLLAALGPFGFFDLDLQTGRLVSSPAWKRMLGYETDALPQTHEAWRALIHPDDTSALPDQVAKPPLTNHREFSFECRLRHRLGHYIWVHSSGIQLFGPDRSLIRVLGLNADIHERKEIEEIGLTSEDRIARLSDTAGLALFDLDFSSSKHWFSPACTALISEGRAASPALEMLLQALPAHAMESGLELFFASFSTGEPYASLALELRMADGRQIPAVLGVHRQWSRKRTLNRVIGFIQTLPANTNRLSEALINGVLDTLNEAVIVADAHGQVIYLNSNASQLTGWSSRAARAVKLNEVFKLVRADNARPDDSAIDLVLAAGAAPRLHAEHALVAATGGTPRGITWSPRQVTSPAGGIEGVVVVFRDPEAMTLSPEERIRANRFESLGQLASGISHDFNNLLTTILGGISTAKDNRDYTKLADAESACLAAKTLTRQLLTVAKGGNASEQQIVAPGDILADAVRISTPGSNALVSVNVAEAVAPILVDRGQIIQVFQNLIINALQAMPDLGKGRVQLLAIEVRLEANAVPPLPAGDYVQFEVQDNGSGIPAENLEKIFDSYYTTKKHGTGLGLSTVRSIVHQQGGQITVASTVGTGTTFSLYFPRAERPVVAVARTVPSLRFGTGRILFLDDDPKIGELTGAMLASLDYTYDVVRTGEDALTFYRRYLNIGRPYDAVILDLNIIGGMGGEECFKQIRVLHPEVRAIANSGYDSEEMIRRCHAMGFAAYLTKPYRVGDLARILKVALGKA; encoded by the coding sequence GTGAATACCCCCGTCTCTACCCCTCAACCGACTGAACTTGCGCTGCTGGTACTCGACGCCAGCGGTACGGTTCGAGCCGCCAATGATTTCGCCGGTAAGCTTTGGCAAACTCAGCCCGCCGACCTCGCCGGCCAGCCCGTGGTCAGCCTCTTCGCCTTCGACGTTTCGGTCCACTCTGCCGGCTTGCGAACTTCGCACTGGGAGGTGCTCATCGCCACCGCTCTGGCACGTCCGCTGCGACTGCTGGCCCAACCCTTCGAACCGGTCGCCGCCGTACCCGTGGTCATCGAGCTGCAAGCCGCCCACGGCCCCGACACCGTTTATTTTGCCCGCATCGAGGCACAGCCGCCCGCCACGGCTGACGCACGTCCTGCAGCACACGCAACGGTTCCGGTGTTAACCGCCGCTCAGCCCGCCGCCCAACCCGCCGCCCAGCCCACCCCTGCCCAGCACGTGATTGGAAACGCGCCAGCCGTGGAGAGCGCGGGGCTTCTGGCCGCCCTCGGCCCCTTTGGCTTCTTCGACCTCGACCTGCAAACCGGTCGGCTCGTCAGCTCGCCGGCGTGGAAGCGAATGCTCGGCTATGAAACCGATGCGTTACCACAAACGCACGAGGCATGGCGCGCGTTGATCCACCCCGACGACACCTCCGCCCTGCCCGACCAGGTCGCGAAGCCCCCGCTCACCAACCACCGCGAATTCAGTTTTGAATGCCGGCTGCGCCACCGCCTCGGCCACTACATCTGGGTGCACTCTTCGGGCATCCAACTTTTCGGCCCCGACCGCAGCCTGATCCGCGTGCTCGGCCTGAATGCCGACATCCATGAACGCAAAGAAATCGAAGAGATCGGCCTGACCAGCGAAGACCGCATCGCGCGACTTTCCGATACCGCAGGGCTTGCGCTGTTCGACCTCGATTTCTCCAGCAGCAAGCACTGGTTTTCCCCGGCCTGTACCGCGCTTATCAGCGAAGGCCGCGCAGCTTCCCCCGCACTCGAAATGCTTTTACAGGCATTGCCCGCCCACGCGATGGAGTCGGGACTGGAGTTGTTTTTCGCCAGCTTCTCCACCGGCGAGCCCTACGCCTCCCTCGCGCTCGAACTGCGCATGGCCGACGGACGCCAAATCCCTGCTGTGCTCGGCGTGCACCGCCAGTGGTCGCGCAAACGCACGCTCAACCGGGTGATCGGCTTCATCCAAACGCTCCCGGCCAACACGAATCGGCTATCGGAGGCATTGATCAACGGCGTGCTCGATACGCTCAACGAGGCCGTCATCGTCGCCGATGCACACGGGCAGGTCATCTACCTGAATTCCAACGCCAGCCAGTTAACCGGCTGGTCATCGAGGGCGGCGCGTGCGGTTAAGCTCAACGAGGTGTTCAAACTGGTGCGAGCCGACAACGCTCGCCCCGACGACAGCGCAATCGATCTGGTGCTCGCCGCCGGCGCCGCGCCACGACTCCACGCCGAACACGCACTGGTCGCCGCCACGGGAGGGACACCCCGCGGCATCACTTGGAGCCCGCGCCAGGTCACCTCACCCGCAGGAGGAATCGAGGGCGTGGTCGTGGTTTTCCGCGACCCCGAGGCGATGACGCTCAGCCCCGAGGAGCGCATCCGCGCCAACCGGTTCGAATCCCTCGGCCAGTTAGCCAGCGGCATCTCGCACGATTTCAACAACCTACTCACCACGATTCTCGGCGGTATTTCCACCGCAAAAGACAACCGCGATTACACCAAACTGGCGGACGCCGAGAGCGCCTGTCTTGCGGCCAAGACGCTCACCCGCCAGTTGCTCACCGTGGCCAAGGGCGGCAACGCGAGCGAACAGCAGATCGTCGCCCCCGGCGACATTTTGGCCGACGCGGTGCGCATTTCCACCCCGGGCAGCAACGCCCTGGTTTCGGTCAATGTGGCTGAGGCGGTTGCCCCGATCCTAGTGGATCGCGGGCAAATCATTCAGGTTTTCCAGAACCTGATCATCAACGCACTGCAAGCCATGCCCGATTTGGGTAAAGGCCGGGTACAATTGCTCGCCATCGAGGTGCGCCTCGAAGCCAACGCAGTGCCGCCTCTGCCTGCCGGCGATTACGTGCAATTCGAGGTACAGGACAACGGCAGTGGCATCCCAGCGGAGAACCTGGAAAAGATTTTCGACTCCTACTACACCACCAAGAAACACGGCACGGGCCTGGGGTTGTCTACCGTGCGCTCAATCGTGCACCAACAAGGGGGCCAGATCACGGTTGCCTCTACCGTGGGCACCGGCACGACGTTCAGCCTCTATTTTCCCCGCGCCGAACGACCCGTCGTAGCGGTTGCCCGCACCGTTCCTTCGCTGCGGTTTGGCACCGGACGCATCCTCTTCCTTGATGACGACCCCAAGATCGGCGAACTGACGGGGGCCATGCTGGCCAGCCTCGACTACACCTACGACGTCGTACGCACGGGCGAGGACGCCCTCACCTTTTATCGTCGCTACCTGAATATCGGCCGCCCGTACGACGCCGTCATTTTAGACCTTAATATCATCGGCGGCATGGGCGGCGAGGAGTGTTTCAAACAAATCCGGGTGCTGCATCCCGAGGTCCGAGCCATTGCCAACAGCGGTTACGACAGCGAGGAGATGATCCGCCGCTGCCATGCTATGGGCTTTGCGGCGTATCTGACAAAACCCTACCGCGTAGGCGACCTGGCCCGCATCCTCAAAGTCGCCCTCGGCAAGGCCTGA
- a CDS encoding ISL3 family transposase: MSISAHEHYRRLLLLPEPWEVTKVEEDILGLNVTVWLRWPDGAKVPCPVCGQLMPIYDRMKERSWRHRDVMQYRLELRCAVPRCDCEEHGVKTMHVPWAEPGSRFTSLFESFAVAVIASSRSLSQAAELLGLHWDSVQRIIDQAVERGLARRNLDGITRVGLDEKSFLRGQSYVSLMTDLTGRRVLDVVPGRDTGSGLKLWASLSKEQIDGIEAVAMDMGASFIAATHQAAPNADIVHDRFHVSKPMNEAVDHTRRDEAAELAAKGDDILKRTRFLWLHGIVPDDRKEHFEALLESNLRTAKAWAYKEQLVEFWGQPNADAGNTFFQLWYRSVMSSRLPRVKKVAKSLKAHLAGLLTYFKHRISNALTEGFNSKIQAIKADARGFRKFENYRTRILFFCGKLDLEPNFPPALTHSIP; the protein is encoded by the coding sequence ATGAGCATAAGCGCACATGAACATTACCGGCGGTTGCTGTTGCTGCCGGAACCGTGGGAAGTAACCAAAGTGGAGGAAGACATTCTCGGACTAAACGTGACGGTCTGGTTACGATGGCCAGACGGGGCCAAGGTGCCGTGCCCAGTGTGCGGTCAGTTGATGCCTATTTACGACCGAATGAAGGAGCGGAGTTGGCGTCACCGTGATGTGATGCAATATCGACTCGAACTGCGGTGCGCGGTGCCCCGCTGCGATTGCGAGGAGCATGGTGTTAAAACGATGCACGTGCCGTGGGCCGAACCAGGCTCGCGGTTCACCTCGCTTTTTGAAAGCTTTGCCGTGGCCGTGATCGCCTCTAGCCGATCGCTAAGCCAAGCCGCCGAGTTGCTGGGACTTCATTGGGATAGTGTACAACGTATAATCGATCAGGCTGTTGAGCGAGGCTTGGCGCGGCGAAACCTCGACGGCATCACCCGAGTTGGCTTAGACGAAAAGAGTTTTTTGCGCGGTCAAAGCTACGTTTCATTGATGACCGATCTCACCGGTCGGCGGGTACTGGACGTGGTTCCAGGCCGGGATACAGGGAGTGGGTTAAAGCTTTGGGCATCATTATCAAAGGAGCAAATTGACGGGATTGAAGCCGTCGCGATGGACATGGGTGCATCCTTCATCGCCGCCACCCACCAGGCCGCGCCCAACGCTGACATCGTTCACGACCGCTTTCATGTTTCAAAGCCTATGAACGAGGCGGTCGATCATACCCGCCGGGATGAGGCCGCTGAACTCGCTGCCAAAGGCGATGACATCTTAAAACGCACTCGCTTTCTTTGGCTGCATGGCATCGTTCCTGATGACCGCAAAGAGCACTTCGAGGCGCTGCTGGAGTCCAATCTTCGTACGGCCAAGGCATGGGCTTATAAAGAGCAGCTGGTCGAGTTTTGGGGACAACCCAACGCCGATGCGGGTAATACTTTCTTCCAGCTGTGGTATCGCTCGGTTATGAGTAGCCGCCTGCCCAGAGTCAAAAAAGTAGCAAAGTCACTAAAAGCCCATCTGGCCGGATTACTGACTTACTTTAAGCACCGTATTTCGAATGCACTCACCGAGGGTTTTAATTCAAAAATCCAAGCAATTAAAGCCGATGCTCGTGGCTTCCGTAAGTTCGAAAACTATCGCACCCGTATTCTTTTCTTTTGTGGTAAACTCGACCTCGAGCCTAATTTCCCCCCAGCCCTAACCCACAGTATTCCGTGA
- a CDS encoding group II intron reverse transcriptase/maturase, with the protein MKNQSAAVIVLQPILEADFHDHSYAYRPKRRTHQAMDKVKEAMLSGKVEVVDADLSSYFDMIPHRELLQLVAKRVSDGSVLRLIKTWLRAPIVEEDRDTGCRKVSANRCGTPQGGVISPLLANLYLNDLDHAVNEKCEQKPTMVRYADDLLILCKPGQGAGLQTRLKRWLEARKLKLNEEKTRLVDTRKEGFEFLGFSVAWRQGMKSKRRYPHVEPSAKSLAKLRDKVRMELDVRTRNQPAVAVVRKVNQITRGWATAFHYGNSTHVFSNQQAFVRNRLRRWLWRKYSRTHGLFEFFTDDRLHGQYKLWHWPLTAAWKQ; encoded by the coding sequence GTGAAGAACCAAAGCGCGGCGGTGATCGTGTTGCAGCCAATCCTAGAGGCGGACTTCCATGACCATTCCTACGCCTACCGGCCGAAACGTCGGACCCATCAGGCGATGGATAAGGTCAAGGAAGCCATGCTGAGCGGAAAGGTGGAGGTGGTGGACGCGGATTTATCGAGCTACTTCGATATGATCCCGCACCGCGAACTCCTGCAATTGGTGGCCAAACGGGTGAGCGATGGGAGCGTGTTGCGTTTAATAAAAACGTGGCTGCGCGCACCCATCGTGGAAGAGGACCGGGACACGGGGTGCCGCAAGGTGAGCGCGAACCGGTGTGGCACGCCACAAGGCGGAGTTATATCGCCTCTGCTGGCGAACCTCTACCTCAACGACCTCGATCATGCGGTGAATGAGAAGTGCGAACAAAAGCCGACGATGGTGCGTTACGCCGACGACCTCCTGATCCTGTGCAAACCGGGTCAAGGGGCGGGGCTGCAAACGCGACTGAAACGGTGGCTGGAGGCACGTAAGTTAAAGCTCAACGAAGAGAAAACCCGACTGGTGGATACACGAAAGGAAGGCTTTGAGTTCCTCGGTTTTTCCGTCGCATGGCGGCAAGGCATGAAGAGCAAACGAAGGTATCCGCACGTGGAACCCAGTGCGAAAAGTCTGGCCAAGTTACGCGACAAAGTGCGGATGGAGCTAGATGTGCGAACGCGCAACCAACCGGCGGTGGCGGTGGTCCGCAAGGTCAACCAAATCACTCGCGGTTGGGCGACGGCGTTTCATTACGGCAACAGCACGCACGTGTTTAGTAACCAGCAGGCTTTTGTGCGCAACCGGTTGCGGCGGTGGCTGTGGCGAAAGTATAGCCGCACCCACGGACTCTTCGAGTTCTTCACCGACGACCGTTTGCATGGTCAATACAAACTATGGCACTGGCCGCTTACGGCGGCTTGGAAGCAATGA